In Cryptomeria japonica chromosome 1, Sugi_1.0, whole genome shotgun sequence, the sequence aagggggggggtgagtcagtagtTAAATAACTCTGATAATATTTAAAAAACACTTCAAAAACTAGTACCAGTAACTACCCAAAGATATCGGTtaagatttaccaaaccattcattcTACTGTTTatcaacatgcaaataaagtaatGATTCAAATCTACATATCAATAATgcatcaccacatgaacacaaatattttttacgtggaaacccaaatgggaaaaaccacggtgggaattagtacccacaaaatatttgcactcttttggaatgtgcctgattaaaggcctagcccagttaggagctttacaatatgaccagttaagagaagaccctattaggagtcacccggttaagggatttcaccttagccctgttaggagtaaccttgttagatgattttgaACTCAAGCTAATaagccacctggtgaagggattttacaaataagacttgttaaattctacctggttaagggatttcaaactattgtTAAGGAACAACAGGGAAAATGAtttgatcacaacacttccttgcttggaTCCTTTTCAGCTCAATTCTATTTCTCACATGCAGATTCTTCAATCTAGTTCGACACACACTTCTTCTCAAATCACTGACACAAAAtatcttctcaaacttgacctaaatacacttttcaactaggtcggttacataaccctaactacattcaaaatacattgaatttacatttcatatcattatagatctttacaaatcattacaacaaatttcaatacAATTTCCACCGTGATCACCGCTCATCAccacacattgatttgataagcaatcaaacccttgtcacattctgctaagcactttcttgtttcccaagaaatctaatCCTTGTACATTCttaaacaccatcttatcattagaCACAGTTTCTAACATGGCATCACTAaataatgaacatgataagatccacatTACTGGTTAAAGATTTGTTAtcagtatacattcttcttcatagagtttatGATAGTAAATCATAACTCACTTAATATATTGAATTTGCTAATGCGGTTGTAATGACaactcatgccaatgtcataaacatatgttccacaCCACAACATCTAACTAATCACCAATCGTCCATACCAATGTCTTGATTAATGCTTTGTTCATGTTTACTGGTTAACTGcaacttagtagttttgttgtctaacgCATTCTTCTACTGGTCAGGCTTTAccggtaggcctagatgacttagatgactcaacaaaaatggttgccatcaattacaacataaataaagtcttcaaacaacttacaactatatcatcatcatctagccaacaatatccatcaactttacaagttatgccaacaataactttaccggtTGTCTTCTCATCTCATCgtcatctccatatgccaataatctctccattatttttcttcatcagatatgccaacaatatgccaataggcaacaaggttggctaaaccctcaaccctcaattacaaaattacatcacatgatacaaagattgaccaccgaaccaatatagTGATTTACATAGCATATCATGGTtgtaaatcaaattcccaaatgaccaCATCTACCAGAAAGCACACAAAGATCAATCAGAATACGCTACACTACCAGAAATATCACATGACATGAAGAATATTAGTGGTCGATAGAAACCACCaagaacttgcacaacgatcaatataGATCGCTAAAAAAAAAAGgccacaactaggaaacaccagcaagcacattagaaccgcctagaacaactgcaccaacaccacttatcaaatattcatcaatcaacatctgaaagctcaagaacacaaccaatcaaccaCTGtcacatgaagaaagataacttgcggagcaccaaatcatgattcatctgaaatgaagatacacaagtgttaagttctgatactaggtgtaaagaactgatgccaatagctaacaagatgagggggggggtgaatcatacaaacttaatcacccataaaatcaatagattcaacctcggtaacttatacttcgacaatataaccaaaaactgctaaacatgcaaactcataaacacctaatcatcataacacatataacaccaaatttaacatggaaacctaaatagggaaaaaccactatgggatttcgaacccactgagaaatatactcttctagagtatgctcggttaaaagcaaatcctgttaaagattacaaacacattgctagatgtgactcggttaagggatttccctcatatctgttaggaatttcactttgttagaagtgaccttgtcaaaggatttcaaacactcatctagaatgttaccttgctagagggtttacaaataagactgttaagtccactcggttaagagattttctgtcacttacaaaataacaataataaaatatatcttcaacttcacatctaaaatgctaaagcaaattcttatttgctcaaaacaatctagtcataggacttatcttgtccctctgctaggctccctactctattaatcaaataggtcttcaagcttctatgctcggtaattactatgtagcatccctgtgcttacacttgcccgcatacattgttcatcaacaatttcttatttttaaacaattttctaaccgttgaatctccttgatcacatttcccatgatcaatcttagccatcagatcttcaatcttgactaggttcaatgcatctttcaatctaaaaatgttttaccttgcctagggactttcattcctttcttggaacttgcacaaggttattgcggttcaatctgagctgtagatcttcctactgatcttctattgccatagatccttaacaaacttcatgtgcggcataccaatcatttatacaactctagctaatcattgtacttcattaaataatgcttttatccatccaatgcgatctgtcataactcggttgcaactcagtaaataataaactttactcggtagacattccaccttcattaaccgatatcgataaccgtagggtttaccgactaggttccttagggtttaccgactaggttccttagggtttaccgactaggttctttgctcggtgacatagtatagtattaaccttacaatcaacaacatatgtaggatatctaaacatcatgatctcagcagtgtctaactcggtaatagttgcccattgaatagcttattcctcctccttcttatcacattctttctgtttcttttaccgacatcttaattctcttcaaatcaatcttcttaagatatggcaacatcatactaaatcaaaaaatcaatttcttgacatcaatgacaaaataatgttataaagatagttatcatcctgttttagttatatcaaataatcttcaacaaccttctcaatatccttaatgaatatcaacaatctttctattgaaatgccaacaaccaGACCATCCCAAATAATTTCTCAAAAGCTCAGCACTAGATCTAATCAtactagaatataccagaggaaatacctaactctacaaaatagtgatcagcaaactAACACTACAAATTGGATTAGAAAATCTTCTCAATCTGTAGTCACCGaagaaaatcacaggaatatgttgacatcaatgacaacaacatatcctagcaatagaAATGACCAACCATATTCAACagtaaaataattttcatttctcagtcaaaaTATGTTGAAGAactcttgaagaagtttggattggataattccaaactggtatgtACTCCCATGACTACTGGATGCAAATTGACTAACGGTGATAAATATTCTAAGACTGATGCAAGAAAGTATTGATCAAtaattggtggattgttatatttgaaaGCTACAAGACCaaatatcatgtatgttgtttgtcttgtggctagatttcagcaagaaccaaaagagTCACATTTTGTTgttgtaaaaaggatattcagatacttgacaGGAACAAAATATtttggactatggtatcccaaATGAATATACTTTATTCTGAAatcttatactaatgttgattggacaGGTTGTGTTGATAATAAAAAAAGTACAAGGGGTGGATCATTTTTCCTTAGCTCCTGATTAGTGGCATGGCTAAGTAAGAAGAAAGATTATATATCTTTAGCAACCATAGAAGTTGAGTAGATTGTAGCTTCTTCACGCTGCACTTGGGTACTTTGGATGAATCAAATATTGATTGATATTTGTGTATTATTTATTAAACTTATCTCAATCATATGTGACTATACAAGCACAATCGATATTTCTTAGAACCCATTTTTTTATTTCAGAACAGAGTatatttctatttggtatcatttcttgagagaaaatgtagtggataatgaagtaaaacttgaatatGTTCCTACCAAAGAGTAagtttcatatatatttataaagtcattgtacaaagatacttttgagtatctctgatagTTGTTAGGGTTCACTTCCATTCCTAGTTTGAACTAAGCACATTTGGCAGTGCATTAGTCCATGACAATTCATGCAAATTTTTGTCTAGGCTAATGTTttgggcttcctcttagggggagcagagTGATTTTTGAGATACATTTCTATCTacatttgtccttgatgtcaaagggagagaatttTCGGTAAGTTTATGTTTTTCGGAGAAGTTTGGAATTATATAGTTTTTCTTTTTAAGGGGGAGAAGTTTTTGAGAAGTGTTTGTTTTTTAACATGCTATTAGAgaaattgtttgttgttgatgaatgttgcaatcaatgaaaaagggggagattgttgctgaTGTGAAGATGATTGATGTCTCAATATGGTTGTCACTGATGCCAATGTACTGATTCTATTTTTTGTGCTTTGTTTCTGTTTCGGATGTTCAAATTTATTGCAAAGATAATCATGATATGTTGGCACATTGTTAGATATTTCCTTGacattatttttttttggtttgatggTGCAGAAGGTGTTCTCTAAAAGTCTATGTTGTGTTGATAATGCTTATTTGACAGAGTTTGTAGAGTTTCGCATTGCTTTGCATCTTCAGTTCTTTTGTTGTGTTTTTGGATTTATGCTTCTAGTGCATGTATCTTCGTTATTTAGATTTGGAAAATGTTGTTGTGCTCTAGATGTGTTCTTTCTTGGCCTCTTTAACCCTATATGCTCTATCTTTTGGTCTCGTGATTGTGGTATTTGGATAATATGTtgttgcattgtggtgtggtccattGGCCGACTTGAATAATCTATTCTAAAGATCGAAATATATCAAGATCACTTGTAATGAAAATAAATCAAGAAGAAGGTTTGTAGAAAGAAGCTGATTGTACGAGGAAGATCTATCTTTTGTGACGTGAAGTGGTTGATCAGTGTGGTTGTTTGCTGATGTTGTTTGGTATCGATGATAGTAAGACTAAAGTTTCTTCTAGCATTGTAGCAAGATGGTAGTTGTGTGTTTGTGGTGGattatttatttcttcctctaggtagtgagccctcaTTTTTCTTATGATTTTAGCCAGGCAGTGAACCCACCTACAGTGAGCAATTCTAGCAGTGagccatcttgtaaaaatcaccttaaccgatgtcaccctaataggtgtttctAGTCTGAGAACTAATATTATTTGTGGCttttccctccttgggttttccacatcatatctagtgtCTCTTGTGTTTTCTCTTTTCATGTTATCATTTGTTCATGGTTATGCAATCTGAAATTTAATTTGTTAGAACTTTTTTTTGTGGAAAATGAGAATTTTTAATTGACttctaattcaccccctctcttagttgtttgGAATATTCAACATTCATATTTCTAATCTGAATTAGCTTCATTTTTTAGGAAAAGGATAGTGTTTCTTTAGTCACCTTCTATTATAATTCAGTTGTGTTTTCTTTCATTGATGATGATCAATCCATAATAAATGGCAATCACCTACAAAAAACTCAAGGTTTATGTTCCCAGGTTGGAGACGTAAACTAGCACAAAATTACCCCTATGGTTGTAGATGACACCACCCCCACCTGCCCAATTTGGGTTCTCTTTGGCTGATCTATCAACCACCTAGCGTTGGGGAGGCACACCCTCATATTCCATAGTTAATAATCTAGGATTCAGTTGTTAATTAATAATGTGGTtgtcaaaaaaattaattattattgatGATTTTGTATATAAATTTAGAATATCATGACACTTCCAACTCCTAAGAACCTAGAAGACATTCTTCAAATATAAATAGAACTTATTACACAAGGATATATTTTTTTAAGAATCACAAAAGCTTAAGAAAGTGTCATTTTGATTGGTGAAAGTGTCATTTTGATTGGTGATATTTCACTATTCAATGATGTCTCTCAAAAAAGAGTGAATTAAAAAGTGTACTTATCTAAGAGAACCTTTCCCAAATAGTTTCCTATTTAGGTGATGACATATTTGAAGAATTGATATTTCACATTTGATATATTGAAATTAGTTAGCTTTACTATCTCACTAGTTTTCATCTCATGACTAGAAGGCTTGACAACTCATATTTATCATAGACATGTAAATATGAAAATATAGGATTGTAAGAAACAACACTCATTAGAAATTTTTTTCACaaatttataaaaaacatcatCCCCAAACTAGCTTACCTCAAAATGGTTTTGAAGTTATTAGTTCCTGCCCATAGGAAACTACAGCCGAGGGCTGGAATATTAACTCGTGATTAATCTTCAACCGTTGTAACCAATAGAAGATCATATTTTCCTTTATTTCATTTTAGTGCTATGTTCAATCTAAGAAACATGACAAttttttaaacttaaaatttaagaaaaatatttttctgaAAGTTGATTCGACTGAATTCGGCGGTAGCAGATTGTCAGAAGGAAAATGGGAATTACGAGAGGAGAGAGCGCATGTATCCCAAGGTCTCTAGCAGAGTGTTACTGACTGTAGATTTAGCAGAACAACCTCAAAAGAAAACACCAAATTAAATGGTGTTCGTGGCCCCTTGCAAGGTGATTCACGTAGCCAAACTGTTGCATGAGTGTGTGGTTGCATACCAGTTTGACAGGTATCTCAACTTCTTCCTTAGGTTATTCTACATTTCAAAAACCCTTCCAGTGCCTGCTGGTATTTCCATCAACCATCTCTTTGCTTCAAGATCCACCTTTGTCATTTTTGCAGTTCTTTTAAGATCCCATGAATTAACAGAGTTGGGCCATCAACCATCTCTCTGCTTCAAGATTAATGATTTGCCATCCTTTCTGCTTCAAGATCCACCTTTGTCGTTTTTGCAGTTCTTTTAAGATCCCATGAATTAACAGAGTTGGGTCATGCAGAACTCTTACCACATTACtgagtttttcaagttcttctaaAATCCCATGAATTAACAGAGCTGGCAGATACTACTGCTTTTTACTGAATTTTTTCCCAATTAGATCATGTGGAGTACTAGAGCTGCAGATACTACTACATTACTGAGTTTTTCCAGTTTTTCTAAAATCCCATGAATTAACAGAGTTGGTTCTTGCAGAAAGCTAGAGCTGCAGATACTACTGCTTTTTACTGAaaaaatttctagttattttaagATCACATGACTGAGTTTTTCTAGTTCTTTGAAAATCCCATGAATTTATAGAGTTGGTTCTTGCAGGATGCTAGAGCTGCAGATACTACTGCTTTTTACTGAAAATTTTCCTGTTATTTTGAGATCACATGAATTAACAGAGTTGGGTCATGTAGAATGCTAGAGCTTTTTACTGAAACTTTATTCCAGTTCTTTTAAGAATCCACGAATTAACAGAATTAAGTCGAGCAATGTAGAATGCTGGAGCTTTTTAGTTAAATTTTTTTCCAGTTCTTTTAAGAATCTCTGACTTCAAAGAATCAGGTCAAGCAGAATGCTAGAGTTGCACATACCATTGCATTACTGAAATATTTTCCAGTTCTTTTAAATACTCATTAATTAACAGAGTTGGGTCATGCAGAATGCTAGAGCAGCAGATATTACTGGTTTTTTACTGAAACTTTGTCTAGTTCTTTTAAGATCCCATGAATTGACATTGTTGGGTCATGCAGATTGCTAGAGCCGCAAATGCTACTGCATTACTGAAAATATTTCAAGTTCTTTTGAGATCCCATGAATTAACTTAGTTAGATCATGCAGAATGCAATAGCTTACTGAAAAAAATTCAACTTCTTTAAAGATCGCATGGACTAACAGACTTGGGTCATGCAGAATACTAGAGCTGCAGATACTACTGCATTACTGAGAAATTTTCCATTTCTTTTAAGATCTCATACATTAACACAGTTGGGTCATGCTGCAGATAGTACTGCATTACTAGAAAAATTTCCCATTTCTTTTAAGATCTCATACTTTTAACACAATGGGGTCATGCTACAGATACTACTGCATTACTTGAAAATTTTCCATGTCTTTAAAGATTAGATCCTTAATTGTAATATTTAGCAAGTTACCAGTATGTTTACTATTGTATTTCTTTTATGATGTATGCAGAAGCAACTGATGGACCCTGGGATCAAAGGTACCCTGAACGTACTGGAAGCAGCCCACAAAGCTAAAGTAAAGCGGCTGGTGCTGACCTCCTCAGTATCTGCTTTTGTTCCCAACCCAAAGTGGCCTGCTGACACTCCCTTGGACGAGACATCCTGGACTGATATAGACTACTGCAAACAAAATGGGGTCTCTTCCGTTTAATTCCCTTCGTTTTTTAACAATACTGTTTCTTCTACCATTACCCAGTTTGTGATGGATGATGGATGCATGCAACAGATTTGGTATCCTGTAGCAAAAACACTGGTTGAAAAGGTAGCTTGGGAATTTAGCAAAGAGAAAGGATTGGATGTAGTTGCCATCAACCCAAGGACTACTTTGGGTCCCATTCTCTCTCCTGATTTCAATGCCAGCTTGGCCATGATCGTCCGCCTAGTCAATGGTATGTGCATATTCTTCGCTGCTTTGTATTTTGTATCTTAAATTTGGTCCAATACTTTTTAAACTATGAAATTACTTGTGAGTTCTCCCCAAAATACCAAACCGGGGGAATCAGGAAGAAGTTTCAAGGGATTTATTTCTGCTGTTCATTGCAGTCTTGGTATCTTAAATTTGGTCCAATACTTTTTAGACTGTGAACTTGCTTTTGGGTCACTTTTATAATAGTGTCACTTCCTGTTGTTTATTGTAATCTTAGAgttttaaatttgttttggtaCTCTTCTCAGACTGAACTTTTTTGTTGTTTGTTGCTTTGACACTTTTCAGACTCTGAACTTTTTTTGTTGTTTGTCGTTTTGATACTTCTCAGACAGTGAACTTGCTTTTGGGCCACTTTCACTTCATGTTGTTTATTGCAATCTTAGAGTTTCAAATTTGTTTTGGCCTCTTCTCAAACCTGAACTTTTTTGTTGTGAACTTTTTTTTGGGCCACTATAAGTTTCACTTTCTGTTGTTTATAACTTTATTGCAATCTTAGTTTACACTTTTCAAACTGTAAACGTATTTTGTTTTATGGGCCACTGAACTTGCGCCTGCTGAACCTGCAACCGCCGTCCGTTCGTTGGTTGACAATCTTATTTCTTCTCGATTTGTCTTTCCTGTTTTGCTTTTCAAAAAATCCGTTAAGAAAAATGTTTGATACcttatttcttcttgttttgtCTTTCTTCAAACCACACTAAATTAGTCTTCAGGACGGTAATAGATGGACAAACTGGGCCTATGCTGCCTTTTTGATCCCCAAATGCGTTTTGTTTTAAATTTTACTAGATTACATGATTAGTTGCATCTGTTCTGGGATTCTGGCTTTAGGGTGAACAAACAATCGGGTCAAGGGATAACCTGAAATGCATTCAAAGAAAGGGCAATAGTTTTATGGGGGCTAAAAATAGCAGAACCCATTGCAGTAGCAGCAGGAGCAAAGATGGCATTCCTTCCATCTCCAAGTGCATAACCAGTTCAAGATCGATAGCCAAAGCCAGGCAGCCAAGCTAGTTACCTGCATCGCTAGTTGTATACATAAGAGTGACTTTGATGAGATATTCATTAAACCAAACAAAACCATATTTGTTAAAACTTTTGAGGAACCTTGAAAGCATATCACTTTAGCAATGAAGTCTAGGGCATCAATAGAAAGTGATGCACTGTTTGGAGTGTCCCCAGAAGTTGCAGCTGTGTCATTCCATTGAATATGTGTATTGCCTGCTCCTTCTCCAGGTAAACTGATATTTGCTTTGGTTATACTAATAGTTACTTTTTCTCTGTTATCAATCAAGACACACAAATATTCATATGGTATTAAATGATAACATGTACAAAATGTAAGGAGACCTTAAACCAGTGAACACCAATAAAAACTTGAAACAAATTTATTCAGTCCAAGTTAAAAAATGGCACTAGCAAGACAAGACATAGGATTTGGAAGCATGGGAATTTGCGTTGAAAACAGGGGAGTTCAATCTCCTCTTTCTGTATTGACTTTTTAGAACTTAAAGActgaattttatatttctttcagtCTAAGGATCTCTATAGCAGATATTTAGTGTTAATCAAACTTGCTCCATTTATCATCTCTCCCTTTGAGTATATGTAAATAATCTGCCCTTGTTATAAGGTTTCAGTATAGTATTTGTGAATGTGCATCATGTTTAAAgcatttatcttaattaaattcCTAGGAAGAAGCTAATCTGTTCTTACTGTGTGGATAATAGCAGTTTTTCTTGTCTTTGTTGACTATTTTAAGGTGTgggattaaataatttttcaaGCCTATCTGGATTGGTTGAAACTATCTCGATTGGTTGTCCATTCAGTTGGGCTACCCAGTGTTTGCATAAATTCTTTTTGATATAGTTGAATGTCAATTCATATATCTTTACCTGTGAGTTTAAATTCTACTGACAAATTGGCTTATGTTTGGATCATTCTACTGTAGATTCAATCAAAATGAACTGTTATTAATTCTGTTTAGCTCCATCTACAGTTCAGATTTGAATTCAGAATTAAGATATCCGTTTACAGAGTAAGTTGATAATTGATTTCTTCTGCATGGCTTTAACTTTAATAATAAGCATGATATTTTGCAGCAGTCTATTTTCACAAAGCCTAATTGCAATCCTAAAAGGCAAGTGCATTTAATTTGTGTTTTCAATGTTATACTTAGTTGTGATATTAACTTCAATCTGGTTAATCATGGGTTTCTAAGTCAATCTCAGATTCTTCTTTTCATATATGTTTACGTTATCTGCTTTCTGATAACAGTTTAATTTCTTATCTTCAATCTTCTTTATGTTGTTGCAATCAGCCAGTGGGGTGGAGGCAAAAGCAACATTGGAAATTACAACACAGTGCAGGAGGCAACAATAAATTTTGTGCCTGACAATAGTATACAATATCGCGTGTACGGTTTTCTGTAATTGGTTTTGTTGTTGCTGCCCTGGTGATATTTTGGGGAAGAGCTATCCAATTGCCTTCAGTTCCATTTTCCTCTATATAGGTCCTCCTGAAGGTTTGACTCTACACGTTCATATTATACATTTTTGATAGAATCAATAAGTATTAAGAATAACATGACAGCAGGCAAGCACCTTGCAGAGCATTGCACAACATTATGATTGTGAGCAGAAGGGGGTGTAATTGCATGAACATTATGATTGTGAG encodes:
- the LOC131855745 gene encoding phenylacetaldehyde reductase-like isoform X3 → MQKQLMDPGIKGTLNVLEAAHKAKVKRLVLTSSVSAFVPNPKWPADTPLDETSWTDIDYCKQNGIWYPVAKTLVEKVAWEFSKEKGLDVVAINPRTTLGPILSPDFNASLAMIVRLVNAVYFHKA
- the LOC131855745 gene encoding phenylacetaldehyde reductase-like isoform X1; translated protein: MQKQLMDPGIKGTLNVLEAAHKAKVKRLVLTSSVSAFVPNPKWPADTPLDETSWTDIDYCKQNGIWYPVAKTLVEKVAWEFSKEKGLDVVAINPRTTLGPILSPDFNASLAMIVRLVNASGVEAKATLEITTQCRRQQ
- the LOC131855745 gene encoding phenylacetaldehyde reductase-like isoform X4; translation: MQKQLMDPGIKGTLNVLEAAHKAKVKRLVLTSSVSAFVPNPKWPADTPLDETSWTDIDYCKQNGIWYPVAKTLVEKVAWEFSKEKGLDVVAINPRTTLGPILSPDFNASLAMIVRLVNVYFHKA
- the LOC131855745 gene encoding phenylacetaldehyde reductase-like isoform X2, translating into MDPGIKGTLNVLEAAHKAKVKRLVLTSSVSAFVPNPKWPADTPLDETSWTDIDYCKQNGIWYPVAKTLVEKVAWEFSKEKGLDVVAINPRTTLGPILSPDFNASLAMIVRLVNASGVEAKATLEITTQCRRQQ